One Deltaproteobacteria bacterium PRO3 genomic region harbors:
- a CDS encoding type II toxin-antitoxin system VapC family toxin: MKCLLDTATFLWMIFGEEARLSKRALRIVQESEEIHLSAVSVWEIVIKYGIGKLSLKAHPKTWLPEIVLEMGLKSLPISQRHVLEVAELKD, from the coding sequence ATGAAATGCCTCCTGGACACCGCGACCTTTCTTTGGATGATCTTTGGCGAGGAGGCGAGGCTTTCTAAGCGGGCGCTGAGGATAGTTCAGGAAAGCGAAGAAATTCATTTGAGCGCCGTCTCGGTATGGGAGATCGTTATTAAATACGGAATTGGAAAACTTTCCTTGAAGGCTCATCCCAAGACTTGGTTGCCGGAGATTGTCCTCGAGATGGGGCTAAAGTCCCTTCCCATCTCCCAGCGCCATGTCCTGGAAGTCGCCGAGTTGAAAGACG